A region of the Corticium candelabrum chromosome 4, ooCorCand1.1, whole genome shotgun sequence genome:
TTCGATTTGATGCTCCCTAGCGATCCGGTTTGTTTGGCTTTCACTGAGTTCTTTCCTAAGTCTAGAGCAGACTTTAACGGCAGCTTCCATAGTAACTCTACTGGGAATGTGACTATTTTCCGACGCTCTCTCTAGTGCATCTTGGCTGAGCTTGGTAAAATCTATTAGTTCAATTATTTTCGTGACATTATCTTCTACGATCGAGTCATTTTTACTTTCATTTGATTGCAACAGTTATTCCATTGCTTCAAACGGAGAGTCAAACGATGAGCGACATGTCCACAACGTTGACTGCAAAACTTCCGTAAATTGAGCGGCAGAAATTGTGCCTCGTTCTGCGTGGTAATTGAGATAATAATCAGATAGCTCTATAACACTGTTAGAGTATTCGTATCCATTGGTGTGAACACGATTGTTTAGATTTGCCATCACTCTAGACGTCAATTCAATAACGTCCTTCCCAGTAAGTTGATTGTAGATTTTTGCACACAAGGCTGTCAACCTTTCTTCGCTTTGGGTTACAAAAGCTGAAGAAAACCGTAAAGCGGACGACAACCAACTGGCTGTAAAAGTTGGTATTTCTAGTGTCAACACATCATCTGGAAGGTAGTACACAAAAGcttcaaaacaactattgagAAGACTTTCCTCAGCATCAGGCAAATGATAACGTGAATAGCAATCACTTGTAGTAGTTTCATTAGAAGACAGAGCtaagtcttcagctttctgttTTTTTGAGTCAACTAAATCTTTCTCAGAGGAAGATGTGGCGGCAGCTGTAGAACGATCAGAAACCTCTGGTGAGCAAGACAGAAATGGTACCTCTATAGCATTAGGGGGCTCTGCTACAACTATAGGTTCACTTAAGCTTGTTGCGTACACAGAGTTCGACGTAGCACTAGCAGTGTGAAAAGATTCTGTCTTTCTCACATCGAAAAAACACTGCATTATAAAATCAATGTATCCTGCAACAAAGTACGTACATAAAGAGCTGTAGCAACTTCTGGTTAGCATCAAGTCAATGATAGCAGTCGTCCAATTAACTGGAAGTTTCTTCAACTGTGACAACCACAAAGATGCTTTTCCTGATTGCCAATTTGTGGTAAACGTATTCCATGTCTCTAAGTTTACCTTACACCAATGCTCAACTGCCGTCTCCACACAAAACGTACTGACTCCTTCTGCTTGAG
Encoded here:
- the LOC134178803 gene encoding uncharacterized protein LOC134178803 — protein: MSDTALLTLDHLPGGYDTMIAIADFCYGVSIDDKLTTKNIGHVTCAAIYLQMSGSGNLSEICQSKLKKLTSDVSNCLEILVNCAEIAEVAQAEGVSTFCVETAVEHWCKLKKLPVNWTTAIIDLMLTRSCYSSLCTYFVAGYIDFIMQCFFDVRKTESFHTASATSNSVYATSLSEPIVVAEPPNAIEVPFLSCSPEVSDRSTAAATSSSEKDLVDSKKQKAEDLALSSNETTTSDCYSRYHLPDAEESLLNSCFEAFVYYLPDDVLTLEIPTFTASWLSSALRFSSAFVTQSEERLTALCAKIYNQLTGKDVIELTSRVMANLNNRVHTNGYEYSNSVIELSDYYLNYHAERGTISAAQFTEVLQSTLWTCRSSFDSPFEAME